A region from the Symphalangus syndactylus isolate Jambi chromosome 2, NHGRI_mSymSyn1-v2.1_pri, whole genome shotgun sequence genome encodes:
- the LOC129462772 gene encoding LOW QUALITY PROTEIN: HORMA domain-containing protein 1 (The sequence of the model RefSeq protein was modified relative to this genomic sequence to represent the inferred CDS: inserted 1 base in 1 codon; deleted 1 base in 1 codon; substituted 2 bases at 2 genomic stop codons) — protein sequence MATAQLQRTSMAALVFPNKISPEHQSLVLVKRLLAVSVSCITYLRGIFPECAYGTRYLDDLCVKIPREDKNCPGXTQLVKWMLGCYNPLQKKYLRMAVLAIXTNPEDPQTISECYQFKFKYTNNGPLMDFISGNQSNESSVLCTDTKKASTLLIRKIYILMQNLGPLPNDVCLTMKRFYYDEVTPPDYHPPGFKDGDCEGVIFEGEPMYLNVGEVSTPFHTFKVKVTTERERMENIYSTILSPKQIKTRLHKILWDEDVEDEQAHYTSDDLDIGTKMEEQEKKNPGFSELGEPSLVCEEDEIMRYKESPDLSISHSQVEQLINKTSELEMSESKTRSGKSFRIMANGNQPVTSSKENRKRSQHESGRIVLHHSDSSSQEXVPKRRKFSEPKEHT from the exons ATGGCCACTGCCCAGTTGCAGAGGACTTCCATGGCTGCACTGGTATTTCCCAATAAGATATCACCTGAACACCAGTCTTTGGTGTTAGTGAAGAGGCTCCTCGCAGTTTCAGTATCCTGTATCACGTATTTGAGAGGAATATTTCCAGAATGTGCTTATGGAACCAGATATCTAGATGATCTTTGTGTCAAAATACCGAGAGAAGATAAAAATTGCCCAG CTACACAGTTAGTGAAATGGATGCTAGGATGTTacaatcctttacagaaaaaatatcTAAGGATGGCTGTTCTAGCTATATAAACAAACCCAGAAGATCCTCAGACAATTTCAGAATGTTACCAATTCAAATTCAAATACACCAATAATGGACCACTTATGGACTTCATAAGTGGAAATCAAAGCAATGAGTCTAGCGTGTTATGTACTGACACCAAGAAAGCAAGCACTCTCCTCATTCGCAAGATTTATATCCTAATGCAAAATCTGGGGCCTTTACCTAATGATGTTTGTTTGACCATGAAACGTTTTTACTATGATGAAGTTACACCCCCAGATTACCATCCTCCCGGTTTTAAAGATGGTGATTGTGAAGGAGTTATATTTGAAGGGGAACCTATGTATTTAAATGTGGGTGAAGTCTCAACACCTTTTCACACCTTCAAAGTAAAAGTGACCACTGAGAGAGAAcgaatggaaaatatttattcaactaTACTAtcaccaaaacaaataaaaacacgaCTTCACAAAATCCTGTGGGACGAAGATGTAGAAGATGAACAGGCACATTATACAAGTGATGATTTGGACATTGGAACTAAAATggaagagcaggaa aaaaaaaaccctggattTTCTGAACTCGGAGAACCAAGTTTAGTTTGTGAGGAAGATGAAATTATGAGGTATAAAGAAAGTCCAGATCTTTCCATTTCTCATTCTCAGGTTGAGCAGTTAATCAATAAAACATCGGAACTTGAGATGTCTGAAAGCAAAACAAGAAGTGGAAAGTCTTTCAGAATAATGGCAAATGGAAATCAACCAGTAACATCTTCCAAAGAAAATCGGAAGAGAAGTCAACATGAATCTGGGAGAATAGTGCTCCATCACTCTGATTCTTCTAGTCAAGAGTAAGTACCAAAAAGGAGAAAGTTTAGTGAACCAAAggaacatacataa